The following are encoded in a window of Fluviibacter phosphoraccumulans genomic DNA:
- a CDS encoding prepilin peptidase yields the protein MSIVSDAMINFLEVCLVLIACGFVSRAVAWMPQHYASEEAAFIKEMLAQHAPQVASPGHIAQVDYARPIKSFFSALPPANFQSGLTSIAVALAAAWAWYTGANLLEITTWFVFYCGLIILAVVDYKTKLLPDVLTLPLLWLGIVIQLFPETRTVGLDVSVLGAVAGYLPLWVVAQVYRAVRGRDGLGMGDLKLLAAMGAWSGPLLLPYVLLLAVLLALLVFLIERVIHRHASSFHEERPFGPAIVTAYFLVLIFA from the coding sequence ATGTCTATTGTCAGTGACGCTATGATCAATTTTCTTGAAGTGTGTCTTGTCCTTATAGCCTGTGGCTTTGTAAGTCGAGCGGTGGCATGGATGCCACAGCACTATGCCAGTGAAGAAGCTGCATTTATCAAAGAGATGCTTGCACAGCATGCACCTCAGGTCGCGAGCCCTGGGCACATTGCGCAGGTTGATTATGCACGTCCGATTAAAAGCTTTTTTTCTGCCTTGCCGCCAGCTAATTTTCAGAGCGGGTTGACCAGCATCGCCGTAGCCTTGGCCGCAGCCTGGGCCTGGTACACCGGTGCAAATCTGCTTGAAATAACCACCTGGTTTGTTTTCTACTGTGGGTTAATTATTCTTGCTGTGGTCGATTACAAAACAAAGTTGTTACCTGATGTATTAACGCTGCCGCTACTTTGGTTAGGTATTGTTATTCAGTTGTTTCCCGAAACGCGTACCGTTGGTTTGGATGTGTCTGTACTTGGGGCTGTTGCTGGTTATCTACCCCTATGGGTCGTGGCGCAGGTTTATCGAGCTGTGCGCGGGCGGGATGGTCTGGGAATGGGTGATCTCAAATTGCTGGCGGCGATGGGTGCTTGGTCTGGCCCATTATTGTTGCCATATGTTTTGCTCCTAGCGGTTTTACTTGCCTTGCTCGTCTTTCTGATTGAGCGGGTTATTCATCGACATGCCAGTAGCTTTCATGAAGAACGTCCATTCGGGCCTGCGATTGTGACAGCGTATTTTCTCGTTCTAATCTTTGCCTGA
- a CDS encoding cation:proton antiporter: MFSEITAYLTEIRPEASIVLLLVLSVLGVLLTRMVRLPSMLAYLLIGVFISTTGVNLLSGDDDIPHIAQFGIAFLMFSIGLEFNISRLIDMRHKVLGLGAPQMFLTALGTLFVVWLGYDQGWRSGFAVGLAVAMSSTAIMAKMLAERFELHSRHGRRTMAVLLFQDLAVVPSLIVIPALALNPYNLGTALASGILLGITTLFLMFWIGKKLVNLLFAVVSRFHSPELFMLTVLLLVFGLSLVTEKAGLSDAMGAFIGGVLVSETLYRHEVEADIRPFRDILLGLFFVSIGMTLDLSYVFSHLLVISLGLVLLILGKGLVVLLVTRANRTPWPVAIRTASQLAIAGEFGIVLLTLAFSNGLIDDEMLQSTLAIMLLSMFMAPFVISLSTRLAEVLERNSLPEGSNGPLHHHTAEALTSHNLYHSHVVICGFGRTGHAVAEFLGAERIAWVAIDVNARRVEEATHELGSVVFGRAERPEVLSAAGLKTALLVVICFPDPAAVERMLPAIRRVRPEIRIVVRAPDDSFCDHFKALGATEVVPEIFESGLSLAQETLRQLGIPVERTSRKVKEIREAHYKGPAT, from the coding sequence ATGTTTTCTGAAATAACCGCCTACCTGACCGAAATAAGACCCGAAGCCAGCATTGTGCTGCTGCTCGTCTTGTCGGTGCTGGGCGTGCTGCTGACGCGCATGGTGCGTCTGCCGTCGATGCTGGCCTATTTACTGATTGGCGTTTTTATCAGCACCACAGGTGTCAACTTGTTGTCGGGCGATGATGATATTCCACACATCGCACAATTCGGCATCGCATTTCTGATGTTTTCCATCGGGCTGGAATTCAACATTTCCAGACTGATTGATATGCGCCATAAAGTACTGGGATTAGGCGCGCCACAAATGTTTTTGACTGCATTGGGTACCCTCTTTGTTGTCTGGCTGGGTTATGACCAGGGATGGCGTTCAGGATTTGCCGTGGGGCTGGCCGTAGCGATGTCTTCCACTGCGATCATGGCCAAAATGCTGGCCGAGCGATTTGAACTGCATTCGAGACATGGTCGACGCACCATGGCTGTGTTGCTATTTCAGGATCTTGCCGTGGTGCCGAGTTTGATTGTCATACCGGCGCTTGCGCTCAACCCCTACAACCTCGGTACTGCACTGGCATCGGGTATTTTGCTTGGTATCACGACCTTGTTCCTGATGTTCTGGATAGGCAAAAAACTGGTCAATCTGCTGTTTGCCGTTGTCTCCCGGTTTCACTCACCCGAGCTGTTTATGCTCACGGTGCTGCTGCTGGTGTTCGGGCTGTCATTGGTGACTGAAAAAGCGGGCTTGTCAGATGCCATGGGGGCTTTTATCGGTGGCGTGCTCGTTTCCGAAACACTGTATCGCCATGAAGTAGAGGCCGACATCCGCCCCTTCCGGGATATTTTGCTCGGCTTGTTTTTTGTTTCTATCGGCATGACGCTGGATCTGAGCTACGTTTTCAGTCACCTACTGGTCATTAGCCTCGGTCTGGTGTTACTGATTCTTGGCAAAGGCTTGGTCGTACTGCTGGTCACACGCGCCAATCGCACCCCTTGGCCCGTCGCCATCAGAACGGCTTCGCAACTGGCCATTGCGGGTGAATTTGGCATCGTATTGCTGACGCTCGCTTTCAGCAATGGGCTGATTGACGACGAAATGTTGCAATCGACGCTCGCCATCATGCTGCTTTCCATGTTCATGGCGCCGTTTGTGATCAGCCTGTCCACCCGCTTGGCAGAAGTGCTTGAACGCAATTCACTACCAGAGGGCAGCAACGGTCCCCTTCACCACCATACCGCTGAGGCACTAACGAGCCACAATCTGTATCACAGCCATGTGGTGATCTGTGGTTTTGGCCGAACGGGGCATGCAGTTGCGGAATTTCTGGGCGCCGAGAGAATTGCCTGGGTGGCGATTGACGTCAATGCCCGCCGGGTAGAAGAAGCAACGCATGAGTTAGGCAGCGTTGTCTTTGGCCGCGCCGAACGGCCGGAAGTACTCTCTGCGGCGGGCTTAAAAACGGCATTGCTGGTGGTGATCTGCTTTCCTGACCCGGCCGCTGTTGAACGCATGTTGCCTGCTATCCGCCGTGTACGTCCCGAGATTCGTATTGTCGTCAGAGCCCCCGATGATTCATTTTGTGATCATTTTAAAGCGCTGGGTGCGACCGAGGTGGTACCGGAAATTTTTGAAAGCGGCCTGTCCTTGGCACAGGAAACGCTACGCCAACTCGGCATCCCGGTTGAGCGCACCAGTCGTAAAGTCAAAGAAATCCGGGAAGCGCACTACAAGGGCCCTGCGACTTAG
- a CDS encoding SDR family NAD(P)-dependent oxidoreductase, translating to MNQVALITGAAGGLGRSIAHKLAEDGWSLIVVSRDKDRLQQAYGNQHLQIVADCSTAAGARQIMAEAKAAGVQPTALAHCAGNIRLGALHRMSDEDFRACLEANLVSAFHTLAAFIGGLRESNLPGAAVLVSSVAAQMGTPNHEAVAAAKAGVEGLARGAAATYAPYGIRVNVVAPGIMDSPATEKILGATAAREAAARQYPLPGVGSTDELADLMGWLLSERSKRVTAQVWSVDGGFTGVRPLVK from the coding sequence ATGAACCAAGTTGCGTTGATTACCGGGGCGGCCGGTGGGTTAGGTCGGTCGATTGCCCACAAGCTGGCCGAGGACGGCTGGTCCCTCATCGTCGTCAGCCGAGACAAAGATCGACTGCAACAGGCCTACGGTAACCAACACCTGCAAATCGTGGCCGACTGTTCAACAGCAGCAGGCGCTCGACAGATTATGGCTGAAGCAAAAGCGGCGGGTGTACAGCCTACGGCGCTGGCCCACTGTGCCGGCAATATTCGGTTGGGTGCTTTGCATCGAATGAGTGATGAAGACTTCAGAGCGTGTCTGGAGGCTAATTTGGTGTCGGCGTTTCATACCTTGGCCGCGTTCATTGGTGGTCTACGCGAGTCCAATCTTCCAGGGGCGGCGGTGCTGGTCTCCTCGGTGGCGGCTCAGATGGGGACACCGAATCACGAAGCGGTGGCTGCCGCCAAGGCAGGGGTTGAGGGCTTGGCGCGCGGTGCGGCAGCGACCTATGCGCCGTATGGTATCCGCGTTAATGTAGTGGCCCCGGGCATTATGGATAGCCCGGCCACCGAAAAGATTCTGGGTGCCACGGCGGCCAGAGAGGCTGCGGCGCGTCAGTATCCGTTGCCAGGCGTGGGCAGCACGGATGAATTGGCGGATTTGATGGGTTGGTTGCTTTCTGAGCGCAGTAAGCGCGTGACGGCCCAGGTGTGGTCTGTAGATGGTGGCTTTACCGGGGTGAGACCCTTGGTGAAATAA
- a CDS encoding NAD(P)/FAD-dependent oxidoreductase, whose translation MRQKIAIIGSGISGLGAAYLLSDHHDVTVFEADARLGGHSNTVDVTVDGQTFGVDTGFLVFNERTYPKLCRLFGHLQVPVVQSEMSFSVQIGKPDLEWAGTDLSTVFAQRRNLLSPTFWSMLLDALRFNRAATKDLDNPAMAGLSLGDYLDQEGYGESFRTNYLLPMAAAIWSCPTAQMLAYPFHTFVRFCHNHGLLQITDRPTWMTVAGGSRTYVDMLADALSARGSHVKSHCGALSIARDSEGVSIRTVQGDLRFDQVVLACHSDQALALLGDQATDEERENLSKIRYQPNRALLHSDASLLPKRTKVWSAWNYASPGTSMSDGRNSPPVAVSYLLNRLQPLPTETPVIVSLNPWREPDHRYVYREINYAHPVFDGPAINAQAAINSLSGQNRTYFAGAWLGYGFHEDGFASAVRAAGRLAPLPDWLLGPQPSLNTISLSDVPLKAATL comes from the coding sequence ATGCGCCAGAAAATTGCCATTATTGGTAGCGGCATCTCCGGGCTCGGCGCTGCCTATCTGCTGAGCGATCATCACGATGTCACGGTTTTTGAAGCCGATGCCCGACTCGGCGGACACAGCAACACCGTTGATGTCACGGTGGATGGACAGACTTTCGGTGTGGATACCGGCTTTCTGGTTTTTAATGAACGAACCTACCCGAAGCTCTGCCGTTTATTTGGCCATTTGCAGGTACCCGTTGTACAGAGCGAGATGTCTTTCTCTGTACAAATCGGTAAACCCGATCTGGAATGGGCTGGCACCGATCTGTCTACCGTGTTTGCTCAGCGGCGTAATCTGCTCAGCCCCACGTTCTGGTCCATGCTGCTCGATGCATTACGCTTCAATCGTGCCGCAACGAAAGACCTGGATAACCCGGCTATGGCTGGACTATCGCTGGGTGATTATCTGGATCAAGAAGGCTACGGCGAATCGTTTCGTACCAATTATTTATTGCCGATGGCTGCCGCCATCTGGTCCTGCCCGACGGCTCAGATGTTGGCCTACCCGTTTCATACCTTTGTTCGTTTCTGCCATAACCACGGGTTGTTGCAAATTACAGACCGCCCAACCTGGATGACCGTAGCGGGAGGATCCCGCACCTATGTAGACATGTTGGCTGATGCCCTTAGCGCGCGTGGTAGCCACGTTAAAAGTCACTGCGGCGCGCTCTCCATTGCGCGGGATAGCGAAGGGGTTTCAATCAGAACGGTTCAGGGCGACCTTCGATTTGATCAGGTGGTATTGGCCTGCCATAGCGATCAGGCATTAGCGTTACTGGGTGACCAAGCAACGGATGAAGAGCGGGAAAATCTGAGCAAAATTCGTTATCAACCCAACCGGGCGCTGCTGCACTCTGACGCATCGCTCTTACCGAAACGCACCAAAGTATGGTCTGCGTGGAACTACGCCTCACCGGGCACCAGCATGTCGGATGGCCGTAACTCGCCGCCAGTGGCCGTATCCTACTTGCTTAATCGTTTGCAGCCACTGCCGACCGAAACCCCCGTAATTGTTTCGCTGAACCCTTGGCGGGAGCCGGATCACCGGTATGTCTATCGTGAGATCAACTACGCACACCCCGTGTTTGATGGCCCCGCTATCAACGCTCAAGCCGCTATCAATAGCCTTTCGGGCCAAAACCGGACATACTTCGCTGGTGCCTGGCTGGGCTATGGCTTTCATGAAGATGGCTTTGCCTCAGCGGTGCGTGCAGCTGGTCGTCTGGCGCCTTTACCAGACTGGTTGCTTGGACCTCAGCCAAGCTTAAACACAATTAGCCTAAGCGATGTACCCCTAAAAGCTGCCACCCTATGA
- a CDS encoding ABC transporter substrate-binding protein: MNKILTVILLFFAAGTVIAAAPVYIGFDGGYGQKSDTSAKAIELGAQIAIDEINARGGVLGGRPLALLTMDNQGLTMRGRDNYVSLAKQQDLIAVLGGKHSPVIVESIPDAQLMKVPYISVWGSANQITDTITSDSYMFRLSLKDEWGVAALLAQAVNVSTNRKVCVLLPNTAWGRSGERVLREKALGTKANLTSVNWYNWGDKEFKTQLDACTDSGATVILMIANEPEGAQIVKEVAQKPQNQRLPIVAHWGITGGDFAALTGNDLNLVDLSVIQTFSFVNNTRPKAISLSKKVMAAQGVKSPALIHSPVGVVQAYDTVYLLAEAVNQAKSTQGVRIRNALEHLSPYDGAIKRYAPAYTAANHDALDRRQVLFVRMKPDGAIIPIR, encoded by the coding sequence ATGAATAAAATTCTAACGGTGATCTTGCTTTTTTTCGCAGCAGGGACCGTAATTGCCGCAGCGCCTGTTTATATTGGTTTTGACGGGGGCTATGGTCAGAAGTCTGATACCTCCGCTAAAGCCATCGAGTTGGGCGCGCAGATTGCCATTGACGAAATCAATGCCCGCGGCGGTGTTCTTGGAGGACGACCACTCGCACTCTTGACTATGGATAATCAAGGGTTGACGATGCGTGGTCGTGATAACTACGTTTCCTTGGCTAAACAACAAGATCTGATTGCAGTGCTTGGTGGCAAGCATAGCCCCGTCATTGTCGAATCTATTCCCGATGCACAGTTGATGAAGGTGCCTTACATCAGTGTTTGGGGGTCAGCAAACCAAATTACGGATACGATAACCTCAGACAGCTATATGTTCCGCCTGTCACTCAAAGATGAGTGGGGTGTTGCTGCATTATTGGCACAGGCCGTGAACGTCAGTACCAATCGTAAAGTCTGTGTCTTGTTGCCCAATACGGCCTGGGGACGTTCTGGTGAACGCGTGTTACGCGAGAAAGCACTGGGTACAAAGGCTAATTTAACATCGGTCAATTGGTACAACTGGGGCGACAAAGAATTTAAAACGCAGTTAGATGCCTGTACCGACAGTGGCGCCACAGTCATACTGATGATCGCTAATGAGCCGGAAGGTGCGCAGATTGTGAAGGAAGTTGCACAAAAACCGCAAAATCAGAGGCTGCCCATCGTCGCACACTGGGGGATTACGGGGGGAGACTTTGCTGCGCTGACCGGTAACGATCTGAATCTGGTCGATTTAAGCGTGATACAAACCTTCAGTTTTGTGAACAACACACGACCGAAGGCCATCAGCCTGTCAAAGAAAGTGATGGCGGCACAGGGCGTTAAGTCGCCGGCACTGATTCACAGTCCGGTAGGTGTCGTCCAAGCCTATGACACGGTTTACTTATTGGCAGAAGCTGTCAATCAGGCTAAGTCCACCCAAGGTGTTCGTATACGCAACGCGTTGGAGCACCTGTCACCCTATGATGGTGCCATTAAACGTTATGCGCCAGCCTATACTGCTGCAAATCACGATGCGCTCGATAGACGACAGGTGCTTTTTGTCCGGATGAAACCGGATGGCGCCATTATCCCTATTCGATAA
- a CDS encoding nitroreductase, protein MTHSVATMVDQVIRDRRSVRAFLPTPVPRSDIEAILEIAARAPSGTNTQPWQVYVLSGARKQALSDEIVQTFFDPNALAQHHEEYDYYPATWVEPFLSRRRKIGLDLYGLLGLTRDNLVGMKAQQARNYQFFDAPVGLIFTLDRVMGQGSLLDYGMFMQNIMIAARARGLDTCPQAAFNQFHKIIARQLDLPASQKIICGMALGYADPSKIENTLETVREPLANFAHFLE, encoded by the coding sequence ATGACACATTCTGTTGCAACGATGGTTGATCAAGTGATTCGGGATCGCCGCTCTGTGCGGGCCTTTTTGCCGACACCAGTGCCCCGTAGCGATATTGAAGCAATCCTTGAAATTGCTGCCCGGGCACCCTCGGGTACTAACACGCAACCCTGGCAGGTCTATGTGCTGAGCGGCGCTCGCAAACAGGCGTTGTCAGATGAAATTGTGCAGACCTTTTTCGATCCTAATGCGTTAGCGCAGCATCATGAAGAATACGACTATTATCCGGCTACCTGGGTTGAGCCTTTTTTGTCGCGCCGCCGCAAAATTGGTCTGGATCTATATGGGTTGTTGGGACTCACACGAGATAACTTAGTTGGAATGAAAGCCCAACAGGCCCGCAATTACCAATTTTTTGATGCGCCGGTAGGTTTGATATTCACCCTGGATCGAGTTATGGGGCAGGGTAGCTTGCTCGATTACGGTATGTTCATGCAGAACATCATGATTGCCGCCCGAGCTAGGGGCTTGGATACCTGCCCGCAGGCGGCTTTTAATCAGTTTCATAAGATCATCGCCCGTCAGCTTGATCTGCCGGCATCACAAAAAATAATCTGTGGCATGGCGTTGGGTTATGCCGATCCGTCCAAAATCGAGAATACCCTGGAAACCGTTCGTGAACCGTTGGCTAACTTCGCACATTTTCTCGAATAA
- a CDS encoding DUF748 domain-containing protein, with product MMKKTLKVLISLVLLVILAFWGLGTLILPGVIRDQAQAFGDQIGYRIEMGEIKLTPMLLRARVNDIRLTPASASDKATLFALKQIEVDARFWPLLLGQVSLERIVLDAPEVLLARNAGAGRERGDWNWVSLIDRINRLSASEPKQDPEQHSSLKVSVDALVLNGGRLAVRDGRQAYDLGPFNLQLTELRNQDDTGHVGGSSLASTYTLNLGSVTIPLPKVDGVPDRQLAFAKVSASGHMMGDASASLKAALNLTLDDGTIQSVWQVAANGTLTGKVAVEGLAVKPWLNLAPSYERLDSPSGTINGDFELKQDADAFVLDGNLNLDKLDIRVSGEKEPLLAWSTMAISRLHIALPHAESKPGALSMHEVLVDNPKIRFVLDAQRQSNFRSLFSQPEPKTAPKALPSVRVDGQHELVAKAPSTTATASSTNKPSVRQQAPGFRYDIRSIRLKNGYMFFADESIKPMFRVDVTDLNGAVQGISNEPGRYATLVLNGRAAKTGSLRARGQLAFADPRLNNDVSLVFRNIPLNATNPYTMTFAGYQIDDGRIDVDLRYVTKNGELQGKNRFVIKRIKLGEPVPDYQGTRLPLGLAIALLEDSDGMIDVNIPVKGNVNEPEFSVGHLVWQAVKTVLANIVTAPFRALGALMGIENMDAIAFVPGESALPLEGDEQLLKIADYLAKRPKAKLVIHGTYDSAVDSTELARAMADTAILEASGLKVSPGEPLPTPNLTDPKVRAGLKSAYGAQVGRIKLGQRFLTLPDNPERDIQLRQELMQSYKITDEQLKQLAAQRADAVKARLLSVDAKLAERITIGDAEAVSADSAGVPLRVTLETGS from the coding sequence ATGATGAAAAAAACGCTCAAGGTGCTGATCAGTCTTGTGCTGTTGGTGATCTTGGCGTTTTGGGGACTTGGCACGCTGATACTACCGGGCGTGATTCGCGATCAGGCGCAGGCTTTTGGCGACCAGATCGGCTATCGAATCGAGATGGGTGAGATAAAACTAACCCCCATGTTGCTGCGGGCGCGTGTGAACGATATTCGGCTGACGCCTGCGTCGGCCAGTGATAAGGCGACGCTTTTTGCACTGAAACAGATTGAAGTCGATGCGCGCTTCTGGCCGTTGTTGCTCGGTCAGGTCAGCCTGGAGCGCATTGTGCTTGATGCGCCTGAAGTTTTGTTAGCCCGCAACGCAGGTGCCGGGCGTGAGCGTGGTGACTGGAACTGGGTATCCTTGATCGACCGGATCAACCGGCTGAGTGCTTCTGAACCCAAGCAAGACCCCGAGCAACATTCGTCGCTGAAGGTGAGTGTGGATGCCTTGGTGCTTAATGGCGGCCGGTTGGCGGTCCGAGACGGACGGCAGGCTTATGACCTAGGTCCATTCAATTTGCAGCTGACGGAACTGCGAAACCAAGATGACACGGGCCATGTCGGTGGTTCGTCGCTGGCATCGACCTATACCCTCAACCTGGGGAGCGTAACAATCCCGTTGCCCAAGGTGGATGGTGTGCCGGATCGCCAGTTGGCCTTTGCGAAAGTGTCGGCAAGTGGCCATATGATGGGAGACGCATCCGCCTCGCTCAAGGCCGCTTTGAATCTAACGCTGGATGACGGTACGATCCAGTCGGTATGGCAGGTGGCGGCCAATGGCACATTGACCGGTAAAGTTGCGGTTGAAGGCCTTGCAGTGAAACCATGGTTGAATCTGGCGCCGAGTTACGAGCGTCTGGATAGTCCATCAGGAACGATTAACGGTGATTTCGAGTTAAAACAGGATGCCGATGCCTTTGTGCTTGATGGCAACCTCAATCTAGACAAGCTCGATATACGCGTCAGCGGTGAGAAAGAGCCGCTGTTGGCCTGGTCTACGATGGCAATCAGCCGCCTGCACATTGCTCTGCCTCACGCTGAAAGCAAGCCCGGTGCGCTGTCGATGCATGAGGTGTTGGTCGACAACCCGAAAATTCGGTTTGTGTTGGACGCGCAACGTCAGTCAAATTTCCGCAGTCTGTTCAGTCAGCCTGAGCCTAAAACTGCGCCCAAAGCCTTGCCCTCAGTACGCGTTGATGGTCAGCATGAACTGGTAGCGAAAGCACCGTCTACTACGGCCACGGCCTCTTCGACCAACAAACCGTCCGTGCGTCAGCAGGCTCCCGGTTTCCGGTATGACATTCGAAGTATTCGTTTGAAGAACGGTTATATGTTCTTTGCCGATGAGTCGATTAAGCCGATGTTCCGTGTGGACGTAACTGATTTAAACGGGGCAGTGCAGGGCATCAGCAATGAACCCGGACGCTACGCAACACTGGTCTTAAATGGTCGCGCTGCGAAGACGGGTAGCTTGCGCGCCCGAGGTCAGCTGGCTTTTGCTGATCCCCGACTGAACAATGACGTGAGCCTGGTGTTCCGCAATATTCCGCTGAATGCGACAAATCCGTACACGATGACCTTTGCCGGTTATCAGATCGATGATGGCCGTATTGACGTTGATCTGCGCTACGTCACCAAGAACGGGGAATTACAGGGCAAAAACCGTTTTGTCATCAAGAGAATCAAGCTGGGTGAACCGGTGCCCGACTATCAGGGTACGCGTTTGCCATTGGGGTTGGCGATTGCCTTGCTCGAAGACTCGGACGGCATGATCGATGTGAATATTCCGGTGAAAGGCAATGTGAACGAGCCGGAATTCAGTGTCGGGCATTTGGTCTGGCAGGCGGTGAAGACGGTACTTGCTAATATTGTAACGGCACCGTTCCGGGCACTGGGTGCGCTGATGGGTATCGAGAATATGGATGCCATAGCTTTCGTGCCGGGCGAAAGCGCGTTGCCACTGGAAGGGGATGAACAACTGCTCAAGATTGCCGACTATTTGGCCAAGCGTCCGAAAGCCAAGCTGGTGATTCATGGCACTTATGATTCGGCTGTGGACTCAACTGAACTGGCACGGGCAATGGCCGATACGGCGATTCTTGAAGCATCTGGGTTAAAGGTGTCGCCGGGGGAACCTTTGCCAACGCCGAACCTGACGGACCCGAAAGTGAGAGCCGGTTTGAAGTCAGCCTACGGCGCACAGGTTGGCCGCATCAAGCTGGGTCAGCGCTTTCTGACACTGCCCGATAACCCAGAGCGTGATATCCAATTACGCCAGGAACTGATGCAGAGTTACAAGATTACAGACGAACAACTCAAGCAACTTGCCGCCCAGCGTGCCGATGCCGTTAAGGCGCGACTGCTGTCGGTGGATGCTAAATTGGCCGAGCGGATCACTATTGGTGATGCAGAGGCCGTGAGTGCAGACTCGGCGGGTGTGCCCTTGCGGGTGACGCTGGAAACGGGATCTTGA